A section of the Arabiibacter massiliensis genome encodes:
- a CDS encoding nucleotidyltransferase domain-containing protein — protein sequence MAAAASIKGFSKINLPDDLLQRLVDSIVNAVPTDAIYVFGSYARGEERPGSDVDIYVITSDDGKRPLEYGADVRGSLMWTPLSRDVLAAPRPLFEARSKEFWKVEARVAEEGVRIYG from the coding sequence ATGGCCGCCGCCGCAAGCATCAAGGGGTTCTCGAAAATCAATCTGCCCGACGACCTTTTGCAGCGTCTTGTAGACAGCATCGTCAACGCCGTCCCGACCGACGCCATCTACGTCTTCGGCTCCTATGCTCGCGGCGAGGAAAGACCCGGCAGCGATGTGGATATCTACGTCATCACCAGCGATGACGGGAAACGCCCGCTTGAATATGGAGCCGACGTGCGCGGCTCGTTGATGTGGACGCCGCTGTCGCGCGACGTGCTGGCGGCCCCGCGACCCCTGTTCGAGGCGCGCAGCAAGGAATTCTGGAAGGTCGAAGCTCGCGTGGCCGAAGAGGGAGTGAGGATCTACGGCTGA
- a CDS encoding Fic family protein, translating into MSAEKSTAEYREDVPYVESIPETTMAQRRDYWETAKGLQATDGLEVSKYADEQAGRYIEGELSAEELSKQIAEHYSEQAIDDATRTREADEVSARMVKYLEGGAFRLAPSTLFAIHRHIFDGVLDESWVGVARCVNLTKAEPVLVGRSVAYADYTMIKDQLAYDFEQEGARPYRLPLDSGQIERFADFVSNVWQTHPFREGNTRTIALFSQLYLRSLGVDVNNAPFAENSAYFRDALARANYASIREGIREDRSFLYAFFSNVALGASNPLVGDRPYL; encoded by the coding sequence ATGAGTGCAGAAAAATCCACGGCTGAATATCGCGAAGACGTTCCATACGTCGAATCGATCCCGGAAACCACGATGGCGCAGCGGCGGGACTACTGGGAAACCGCGAAGGGCCTGCAGGCGACCGACGGCCTCGAAGTCTCGAAATACGCCGATGAGCAGGCAGGCCGCTACATCGAGGGCGAGCTTTCTGCCGAAGAGCTGTCAAAGCAGATCGCCGAGCACTACAGCGAGCAGGCGATCGACGACGCAACGCGTACGCGAGAGGCGGACGAAGTGTCGGCGCGCATGGTCAAGTACCTCGAAGGGGGCGCGTTCAGGCTCGCGCCCTCGACCCTGTTCGCGATCCACCGCCACATCTTCGACGGCGTTTTGGACGAAAGCTGGGTCGGCGTTGCGCGGTGCGTGAACCTTACGAAAGCGGAGCCTGTTCTCGTCGGCCGCTCCGTCGCCTATGCCGACTACACCATGATCAAGGACCAGCTCGCCTACGATTTCGAACAGGAGGGTGCGAGGCCCTACCGCCTGCCCTTGGACAGCGGGCAGATCGAGCGCTTCGCTGACTTCGTGTCGAACGTCTGGCAGACGCATCCTTTCCGCGAGGGCAACACGCGGACGATAGCCCTGTTCTCGCAGCTCTACTTGCGAAGCCTGGGGGTCGACGTCAACAACGCCCCCTTCGCCGAGAACAGCGCGTACTTCCGCGATGCGCTTGCGAGGGCCAACTACGCGAGCATCAGGGAGGGGATTCGCGAAGACCGCTCCTTCCTCTATGCGTTCTTCTCCAACGTCGCGCTGGGCGCGTCCAATCCCCTGGTCGGCGACCGCCCTTACCTGTGA
- a CDS encoding TIGR03936 family radical SAM-associated protein, which produces MPDPRNFRLRVTFCKQGRLALLSHLEVARALERAVRRAGLPFAVSEGFSPHMKIAFGAALPVGVGGTRELFDLQMTRYVRPEEALAALQAASVPDLMVKACSYIDAHAPAASAAYPVGTYRALLSCAPAALPVPEEVRVVRKKKEKVLHVPEFLAGEMELAGATLTLSLVSKPTGSLRPDVLLAACCAEANAEAQPDGGSENPLAFLVENTDPTLIDADACTERNPLRVLTITRIDQRPA; this is translated from the coding sequence ATGCCTGATCCCCGCAACTTCCGCCTGCGCGTGACGTTCTGCAAGCAGGGCCGCCTGGCGCTGCTCTCGCATCTGGAAGTGGCCCGCGCCCTCGAGCGCGCGGTGCGCCGCGCCGGCCTGCCCTTCGCCGTGAGCGAGGGCTTCTCGCCCCACATGAAGATCGCCTTCGGCGCCGCGCTCCCCGTGGGCGTGGGCGGCACGCGCGAGCTGTTCGACCTGCAGATGACGCGCTACGTGCGCCCCGAGGAGGCCCTCGCGGCCCTGCAGGCGGCAAGCGTCCCCGACCTCATGGTGAAGGCGTGCTCCTACATCGACGCGCACGCGCCGGCGGCCTCGGCGGCGTACCCCGTGGGCACCTACCGCGCGCTCCTGTCGTGCGCGCCCGCCGCGCTGCCCGTGCCCGAGGAGGTGCGCGTCGTCCGCAAGAAGAAGGAGAAGGTGCTGCACGTTCCCGAGTTCCTGGCGGGGGAGATGGAGCTGGCCGGCGCCACGCTCACGCTCTCGCTGGTGTCGAAGCCCACGGGCAGCCTGCGCCCCGACGTGCTGCTGGCCGCCTGCTGCGCCGAGGCGAATGCCGAGGCCCAGCCTGACGGCGGTTCCGAAAACCCGCTGGCTTTCCTCGTGGAGAACACCGACCCCACCCTCATCGACGCCGACGCGTGCACCGAACGCAACCCCCTGCGCGTCCTCACCATAACCCGTATCGACCAGCGCCCCGCCTAG
- a CDS encoding TIGR03960 family B12-binding radical SAM protein translates to MTDLWPRLEPLLADAERPARYLNHEYGCVYKPEADFRFCMVYPDTYELGQANQAVRILVNAVNAADGMAAERAFLPAPAFCDVLRAEGLPLFSIESCAPVAEFDVVGITLPHELAATNVLETLDLAGIPLHASERAEGDPLVLAGGPCAFNPEPYAPFFDAFSIGEGEEAVPEALALIRRLRADGVPRADILRALAHEPGWYVPGLYRWRDEAEAQEAGSWIEPVEEGLPVLIEKRLFTRFAESPGWEPCVVPFTEVVHDRLNVEILRGCARGCRFCQAGMMYRPVRERSADNVVESVVAGLAETGYDEVSLTSLSSTDHSQIADILTRVNRSCDGKGVRVSVPSQRLDAFGVDMAGLVAGQKKGGLTFAPEAGTQRLRDVINKNVTEDDLFGAIDAAFAAGWRRCKLYFMIGLPTEDDDDIKGIASLAQRAYDRAKAAVPPEQRGSVRMSVSCALFVPKAQTPFQWDGQIAPEEAMRRVNLLRHSVKYKAVDVHWHDPSTSFIEAVMSRGGREAAAWVEAAWRRGARFDAWTECFREDAWVEAAEVVGLDPAAVAQTSYPAGRVMPWSHISTGVSERFLARERRLADEGRTTPDCTFGACSACGACPALAADNQLAQPRAASCHPERSAEGAESKDPARRASAEKEAPHA, encoded by the coding sequence ATGACGGATCTCTGGCCGCGCCTCGAGCCGCTGCTCGCCGACGCAGAGCGCCCCGCGCGCTACCTCAACCACGAGTACGGCTGCGTGTACAAGCCCGAGGCGGACTTCCGCTTCTGCATGGTCTACCCGGACACGTACGAGCTGGGGCAGGCCAACCAGGCGGTGCGCATTTTGGTGAACGCCGTGAACGCCGCCGACGGCATGGCGGCCGAGCGCGCGTTTTTGCCCGCGCCCGCGTTCTGCGACGTGCTGCGCGCCGAGGGCCTACCGCTGTTCTCCATCGAAAGCTGCGCGCCCGTGGCCGAGTTCGACGTCGTGGGCATCACGCTGCCCCACGAGCTCGCGGCCACCAACGTGCTCGAGACGCTCGATCTGGCCGGCATCCCGCTGCACGCCTCCGAGCGCGCCGAGGGCGACCCGCTTGTGCTGGCCGGCGGCCCCTGCGCGTTCAACCCCGAGCCCTACGCGCCGTTCTTCGACGCCTTCAGCATCGGGGAGGGGGAGGAGGCCGTGCCCGAGGCGCTCGCGCTCATCCGGCGCCTGCGCGCCGACGGAGTCCCGCGCGCCGACATCCTGCGGGCGCTCGCGCACGAGCCGGGCTGGTACGTGCCCGGGCTCTACCGCTGGCGGGACGAGGCCGAGGCGCAGGAGGCGGGCTCGTGGATCGAGCCTGTGGAGGAGGGCCTTCCCGTGCTCATCGAGAAGCGCCTGTTCACGCGCTTTGCGGAGAGCCCCGGCTGGGAGCCGTGCGTCGTGCCGTTCACCGAGGTGGTGCACGATAGGCTGAACGTGGAGATCCTGCGCGGCTGCGCGCGCGGCTGCCGCTTCTGCCAGGCGGGCATGATGTACCGCCCCGTGCGCGAGCGCTCCGCCGACAACGTGGTGGAGTCCGTGGTGGCGGGCCTTGCCGAGACGGGCTACGACGAGGTGAGCCTGACCTCGCTCTCCTCGACCGACCACTCGCAGATCGCCGACATCCTTACGCGCGTGAACCGCTCCTGCGACGGCAAGGGCGTGCGCGTGTCGGTGCCCTCGCAGCGCCTCGACGCGTTCGGCGTGGACATGGCGGGGCTCGTGGCCGGCCAGAAGAAGGGCGGCCTCACGTTCGCGCCCGAGGCCGGCACGCAGCGTCTGCGCGACGTCATCAACAAGAACGTCACCGAGGACGACCTGTTCGGCGCCATCGACGCGGCGTTCGCGGCGGGGTGGCGGCGCTGCAAGCTGTACTTCATGATAGGCCTGCCCACCGAGGACGACGACGACATCAAGGGCATCGCCTCGCTCGCCCAGCGCGCCTACGACCGCGCGAAGGCCGCCGTGCCGCCCGAGCAGCGCGGCAGCGTGCGCATGAGCGTGAGCTGCGCGCTCTTCGTGCCCAAGGCGCAGACGCCGTTCCAGTGGGACGGCCAGATCGCGCCTGAGGAGGCCATGCGCCGCGTGAACCTGCTGCGCCACTCGGTGAAGTACAAGGCCGTGGACGTGCACTGGCACGACCCCTCCACGAGCTTCATCGAGGCCGTCATGAGCCGCGGGGGCCGCGAGGCGGCGGCGTGGGTGGAGGCCGCGTGGCGGCGCGGCGCGCGCTTCGACGCGTGGACGGAGTGCTTCCGCGAGGACGCGTGGGTGGAGGCCGCCGAGGTCGTGGGCCTCGATCCGGCCGCCGTCGCGCAGACGAGCTACCCGGCGGGCCGCGTCATGCCGTGGTCCCACATTTCCACCGGCGTGTCCGAGCGCTTCCTCGCACGCGAGCGCCGCCTGGCCGACGAGGGCCGCACGACGCCCGACTGCACGTTCGGCGCCTGCTCGGCCTGCGGCGCCTGCCCCGCCCTCGCCGCCGACAACCAGCTCGCACAGCCGCGTGCGGCCTCCTGTCATCCTGAGCGGAGCGCCGAAGGCGCGGAGTCGAAGGATCCCGCGCGGCGCGCCAGCGCAGAGAAGGAGGCCCCCCATGCCTGA
- the rodA gene encoding rod shape-determining protein RodA, producing the protein MPQLPQINSVKAPDRAVVQATRSRRLPWLNIPLVVVVALLVCYGLVVVYSAVYGDPDYSFPRQAGLVAAGSVLMVVLWRFDYRSLSDFTMLFLIVNVVLILSPHIPGLGTDAGMGSQSWIKLGIQVQPGEFAKITVILLDASVAARYGGRLDDVREYLKALGIMLIPFACIMTQPDLGTGLVYLFIAAVALVVGGARPKFLLITLAAGIVAVACVFALDEVLATRNPDGTVQYKLLKNYQRSRLLVFLDPELDPTGDGYNLKQAQIAIGSGGLFGKGYMQGSQHALNILPEAPTDFIFCVLAEELGFLGVMALLVLYVALVLVCFRIAHAAGDLFGMLIVMCSVGMWLFQILENIGMTCGLMPITGIPLPFISYGSTGTMMNFAMLGLVGSVWAHNIQKR; encoded by the coding sequence ATGCCGCAGCTGCCGCAGATCAACTCGGTGAAGGCGCCCGACCGCGCCGTGGTGCAGGCCACGCGCTCGCGCCGCCTGCCGTGGCTCAACATCCCGCTCGTCGTGGTGGTGGCGCTGCTCGTGTGCTACGGCCTCGTGGTGGTGTACTCGGCCGTGTACGGCGACCCCGACTATTCGTTCCCGCGCCAGGCCGGTCTCGTGGCGGCGGGTTCCGTGCTCATGGTCGTGCTCTGGCGCTTCGACTACCGGAGCCTGTCGGACTTCACGATGCTGTTCCTCATCGTGAACGTCGTGCTCATCCTCTCGCCGCACATCCCGGGCCTCGGCACCGACGCGGGCATGGGCTCCCAGTCGTGGATCAAGCTGGGCATACAGGTCCAGCCCGGCGAGTTCGCGAAGATCACCGTCATCCTGCTCGACGCGAGCGTGGCGGCGCGCTACGGCGGCCGGCTCGACGATGTGCGCGAGTACCTCAAGGCGCTCGGCATCATGCTCATCCCGTTCGCGTGCATCATGACCCAGCCCGACCTGGGCACGGGGCTCGTGTACCTGTTCATCGCCGCCGTGGCGCTCGTGGTGGGCGGGGCGCGGCCGAAGTTCCTGCTCATCACGCTGGCGGCCGGCATCGTGGCGGTGGCCTGCGTGTTCGCGCTCGACGAGGTGCTCGCCACGCGCAATCCCGACGGAACCGTGCAGTACAAGCTGCTCAAGAACTACCAGCGCTCCCGCCTGCTCGTGTTCCTCGACCCCGAGCTCGACCCCACGGGCGACGGCTACAACCTGAAGCAGGCGCAGATCGCCATCGGCTCGGGCGGCCTGTTCGGCAAGGGCTACATGCAGGGCTCCCAGCACGCGCTCAACATCCTTCCCGAGGCGCCCACCGACTTCATCTTCTGCGTGCTGGCCGAGGAGCTCGGGTTTTTGGGTGTAATGGCGCTGCTGGTTCTGTACGTCGCGCTCGTTTTGGTATGCTTCCGCATAGCCCATGCGGCCGGCGATCTGTTCGGAATGCTCATCGTCATGTGCTCCGTGGGCATGTGGCTGTTCCAGATACTTGAGAACATAGGCATGACCTGCGGGCTCATGCCTATCACGGGCATACCGTTGCCGTTCATAAGCTACGGGTCAACGGGCACGATGATGAACTTCGCCATGCTGGGGCTCGTGGGCTCCGTGTGGGCCCACAACATCCAGAAGCGCTAG
- the mrdA gene encoding penicillin-binding protein 2 gives MFAAIVAALATLVAVIVAVAVALALRGRSKSSSVSVKKDVRSISSVGVSSSLGGAGGRVGAGAPSRPGTAAQRPGANPADGLKSRFMAMGVLAAGIFGSLAAKLWVMQILESEEFDSASEENKYATVLEPAPRGFICDADGLPLVRNRSSLTVLADPDVADDRDVVLRLSAVLGVPYHVVRQRIQNASSGAQSQRVVASDVRLRDAAFIQEHSDAFRHVEVRPRTVRDYPYGALAAHVVGYTGSVIIEDLQTPRENRQIGLGDEVGRAGIEQRYDDLLSGDPGQRKVVADAQGNIVEVVSETQPTKGSDVRLTLKGPVQYVCDHALAQLIAPEGGIIGSGKGVAGTVVVMDLADGGIVAMASYPAFDPAAFVGGIPDATWETYNAEEKMSPLVNRAISGTYPAASTYKTFTGLAALKHGFADASRTWGCSGTWDGWNTGEEKKCWNHNGHGTVDFRGGIVQSCDTVFYDIGKQFWDNREQVGETALQDFLAKFRFDQPTGIDLSSEASGIIPTPEWKANNYRDMPEVAGWVGGDLVNMCIGQGYVMVTPMEVAVAYGAVATGKLLKPHVLKDVRNANGDVVRECAAEVTGEVDVSAEHLAAVRDALNGVATDNADISKTFNDFGIDPATVACKTGTAEFTDKGDTAWFACYAPVDDPKYVVACVVEHGGGGSAVAAPLGAEALAAVLAYDAGELEAMGEIAGTTGKVKEDAMTAAMTGRTD, from the coding sequence ATGTTCGCCGCCATCGTCGCAGCCCTCGCCACGCTCGTGGCGGTCATCGTCGCCGTCGCCGTCGCGCTGGCCCTGCGCGGCCGCTCGAAGTCGTCCAGCGTGAGCGTGAAGAAGGACGTGCGCTCCATCAGCTCGGTGGGCGTGTCCTCCTCGCTCGGGGGCGCGGGCGGGCGCGTGGGCGCAGGAGCCCCGTCGCGCCCGGGCACCGCCGCGCAGCGTCCGGGCGCGAACCCCGCCGACGGCCTCAAGTCGCGCTTCATGGCCATGGGGGTGCTGGCGGCGGGCATCTTCGGCTCGCTCGCGGCGAAGCTCTGGGTCATGCAGATCCTCGAGTCGGAGGAGTTCGACAGCGCCTCGGAGGAGAACAAGTACGCCACGGTGCTGGAGCCCGCCCCGCGCGGCTTCATCTGCGACGCCGACGGGCTGCCCCTCGTGCGCAACCGCTCCTCGCTCACCGTGCTGGCCGACCCCGACGTGGCCGACGACCGCGACGTGGTGCTGCGGCTGTCGGCCGTGCTCGGCGTGCCGTACCACGTGGTGCGCCAGCGCATCCAGAACGCCTCCTCGGGCGCGCAGAGCCAGCGCGTCGTGGCGAGCGACGTGCGCCTGCGCGACGCGGCGTTCATCCAGGAGCACAGCGACGCGTTCCGACACGTCGAGGTGCGCCCGCGCACCGTGCGCGACTACCCCTACGGCGCGCTCGCGGCGCACGTGGTGGGCTACACGGGCTCCGTCATCATCGAGGACCTCCAGACGCCGCGCGAGAACCGCCAGATCGGCCTGGGCGACGAAGTGGGCCGCGCCGGCATCGAGCAGCGCTACGACGATTTGCTCTCGGGCGACCCCGGGCAGCGCAAGGTGGTCGCCGACGCCCAGGGCAACATCGTGGAGGTGGTGAGCGAGACGCAGCCGACGAAGGGCTCGGACGTCCGCCTCACCCTGAAGGGCCCGGTGCAGTACGTCTGCGACCATGCGCTCGCCCAGCTCATCGCCCCCGAGGGCGGCATCATCGGCAGCGGCAAGGGCGTGGCGGGCACCGTGGTGGTGATGGACCTGGCCGACGGCGGCATCGTCGCCATGGCGAGCTACCCCGCCTTCGACCCTGCGGCGTTCGTCGGCGGCATCCCCGACGCGACATGGGAGACCTACAACGCCGAGGAGAAGATGAGCCCGCTTGTGAACAGGGCCATCTCGGGCACGTACCCCGCCGCGTCCACGTACAAGACCTTCACCGGGCTGGCCGCGCTGAAGCACGGGTTCGCCGACGCGTCGCGCACGTGGGGCTGCTCGGGTACGTGGGACGGATGGAACACCGGCGAGGAGAAGAAGTGCTGGAACCACAACGGCCACGGCACGGTGGACTTCCGCGGCGGCATCGTGCAGTCGTGCGACACGGTGTTCTACGACATCGGCAAGCAGTTCTGGGACAACCGCGAGCAGGTGGGCGAGACGGCCCTGCAGGACTTCCTCGCGAAGTTCCGCTTCGACCAGCCCACCGGCATCGACCTGTCCTCCGAGGCGTCGGGCATCATCCCCACGCCGGAGTGGAAGGCTAACAACTACCGCGACATGCCCGAGGTGGCCGGCTGGGTGGGCGGCGATCTGGTGAACATGTGCATCGGCCAGGGCTACGTGATGGTGACGCCGATGGAGGTGGCCGTCGCCTACGGCGCGGTGGCCACGGGCAAGCTGCTCAAGCCCCACGTGCTCAAGGACGTGCGCAACGCCAACGGGGACGTGGTGCGCGAGTGCGCGGCGGAGGTGACGGGCGAGGTGGACGTGTCCGCCGAGCACCTGGCCGCCGTGCGCGACGCGCTCAACGGCGTGGCCACCGACAACGCCGACATCTCGAAGACGTTCAACGACTTCGGCATCGACCCCGCCACCGTGGCGTGCAAGACGGGTACCGCCGAGTTCACCGACAAGGGCGACACGGCGTGGTTCGCCTGCTACGCGCCCGTGGATGATCCGAAGTACGTGGTGGCCTGCGTGGTCGAGCACGGCGGCGGCGGATCGGCCGTGGCCGCGCCGCTGGGCGCGGAGGCGCTCGCGGCCGTGCTGGCCTACGACGCGGGCGAGCTCGAGGCGATGGGCGAGATAGCAGGCACGACGGGCAAGGTGAAGGAAGACGCCATGACCGCCGCCATGACCGGGCGGACCGACTAG
- the mreD gene encoding rod shape-determining protein MreD → MNLTRENIVVAAGALVALVLQVVVAPNIALFSAQPNFLLAYVLVAAIANPHGEGPVMPFLLGLAYDLLGTGPVGGMALLFVLASFAASRAFAVLDNDTLFMPLTILAVAAFAVEMIYGALLVALGLPAGPLDAFLYRALPCALYDCVVGLVLYPLAARLLAGGAQDRGPRTPRLR, encoded by the coding sequence GTGAACCTGACCCGCGAGAACATCGTCGTGGCCGCGGGCGCTCTCGTCGCGCTCGTCCTGCAGGTTGTCGTGGCGCCCAACATCGCGCTCTTCTCGGCCCAGCCGAACTTCCTCCTGGCCTACGTGCTGGTGGCGGCCATCGCCAACCCGCACGGCGAGGGGCCGGTCATGCCGTTTCTGCTGGGCCTGGCCTACGACCTTCTGGGCACGGGTCCGGTGGGCGGGATGGCGCTTTTGTTCGTGCTGGCCTCGTTCGCGGCTTCGCGCGCCTTCGCCGTGCTCGACAACGACACGCTGTTCATGCCGCTCACCATCCTGGCCGTGGCCGCCTTCGCCGTCGAGATGATCTACGGCGCGCTGCTCGTCGCGCTCGGCCTGCCGGCGGGCCCCCTCGACGCGTTCCTCTACCGCGCCCTGCCGTGCGCGCTCTACGACTGCGTCGTCGGCCTCGTGCTCTACCCGCTCGCTGCGCGCCTTCTGGCGGGCGGCGCCCAGGATCGCGGACCGCGCACGCCCCGGTTGCGGTAG
- the mreC gene encoding rod shape-determining protein MreC — protein MALNFQQRSSVLVRRVLLVAFVVGSLALVATYSREGEGGSLHAAQAAVSGAFAPLKFVGAAAGSGIDAAGEGIENLTADESTLSGLREYNAELVEQYAQTEELRHENEELRALLELKDSYDIEGVAARVIGGPAGAWDQTVAIDKGAADGVDSGLTVMGTSGVVGQVVEAAEHTATVRLLTDSHSGAAALVQQSRAQGIVRGSLEGLLYLEDLEADAEVAEGDTVVTSGLGGSYTRGLLIGTVVKVDAKQGDVSRRVVVSPNEKARALETVMVVFSAAGGSGSADAGSSDADAGDGGEGGEQS, from the coding sequence ATGGCGCTCAATTTCCAACAGAGAAGCTCGGTGCTCGTCCGCCGGGTTCTGCTCGTCGCATTCGTCGTCGGGTCGCTCGCGCTCGTGGCGACGTACTCCCGCGAGGGCGAAGGCGGCTCGCTGCACGCCGCGCAGGCCGCGGTGTCGGGAGCGTTTGCGCCGCTCAAGTTCGTGGGCGCGGCCGCCGGCTCGGGTATCGACGCCGCCGGCGAGGGCATCGAGAACCTCACGGCCGACGAGAGCACGCTCTCCGGCCTGCGCGAATACAACGCCGAGCTCGTGGAGCAGTACGCCCAGACCGAGGAGCTGCGCCACGAGAACGAGGAGCTGCGCGCGCTGCTCGAGCTCAAGGACTCCTACGACATCGAGGGCGTCGCCGCGCGCGTCATCGGCGGCCCCGCCGGCGCCTGGGACCAGACCGTCGCCATCGACAAGGGCGCGGCCGACGGCGTGGACAGCGGGCTCACCGTCATGGGCACGTCGGGCGTGGTGGGCCAGGTGGTCGAGGCCGCCGAGCACACGGCCACGGTGCGGCTGCTCACCGACTCGCACAGCGGGGCCGCCGCGCTCGTACAGCAGAGCCGCGCCCAGGGCATCGTGCGGGGCTCGCTCGAAGGCCTGCTCTACCTGGAGGACCTCGAGGCCGACGCCGAGGTGGCCGAGGGCGACACCGTGGTCACGTCGGGCCTCGGCGGCAGCTACACCCGCGGGCTCCTCATCGGCACGGTGGTGAAGGTGGACGCCAAGCAGGGCGACGTCTCGCGCCGCGTGGTCGTCTCGCCCAACGAGAAGGCCCGCGCCCTCGAGACGGTGATGGTGGTGTTCAGCGCCGCCGGGGGCTCCGGCTCCGCGGACGCGGGCTCCTCCGACGCCGATGCCGGCGACGGCGGGGAAGGGGGCGAGCAGTCGTGA
- a CDS encoding rod shape-determining protein, with translation MSFLDVFSGLTGQMSTDMAIDLGTANTLVAIPGEGIVVNEPSVVAIEKSTHRVLAVGHEAKNMINHTPEAFSAEHPLHDGVVADYDVTEAMISAFINKAAPRKYPWQAKPRIVICIPCGATSVEKRAVFEAAIQAGARQAYLIEEPMAAAMGADLPVTEPTGSMVVDIGGGTTEVAVISLGGIVTSSSLRLAGNRMDEAIAMHLRDLLGIKIGERTAEIIKIKIGSILPFEDGRERDMIISGQDVITEQPKEVTIQSEDVRAALVQPCEEMVVHIKETFKKTNPDLASDIIQNGILLTGGGGLLSGLDRYLTDKLEIPVWTSETALTNVVMGCLKVLETPTALKQTLMRSK, from the coding sequence ATGTCCTTCTTAGACGTGTTCTCGGGTCTGACCGGCCAAATGTCCACGGACATGGCCATCGACCTCGGAACTGCAAATACGCTGGTCGCCATCCCGGGCGAGGGCATCGTCGTGAACGAGCCGTCCGTCGTGGCCATCGAGAAGAGCACGCATAGGGTGCTCGCCGTGGGCCATGAGGCGAAGAACATGATCAACCACACGCCCGAGGCGTTCTCGGCGGAGCATCCGCTGCATGACGGCGTGGTGGCCGACTACGACGTGACCGAGGCCATGATCTCGGCCTTCATCAACAAGGCCGCGCCGCGCAAGTACCCCTGGCAGGCGAAGCCCCGCATCGTCATCTGCATCCCGTGCGGCGCCACCTCGGTGGAGAAGCGCGCGGTGTTCGAGGCCGCCATCCAGGCCGGCGCGCGCCAAGCCTACCTCATCGAGGAGCCCATGGCCGCGGCCATGGGCGCCGATCTGCCCGTCACCGAGCCCACGGGCTCGATGGTGGTGGACATCGGCGGCGGCACCACCGAGGTGGCCGTCATCTCGCTCGGCGGCATCGTCACGTCGTCGTCTTTGCGCCTGGCCGGCAACCGCATGGACGAGGCCATCGCCATGCACCTGCGCGACCTTCTGGGCATCAAGATCGGCGAGCGCACGGCCGAGATCATCAAGATCAAGATCGGCTCCATCCTGCCCTTCGAGGACGGCCGCGAGCGCGACATGATCATCTCGGGCCAGGACGTCATCACCGAGCAGCCCAAGGAGGTGACCATCCAGTCCGAGGACGTGCGCGCCGCGCTCGTGCAGCCCTGCGAGGAGATGGTCGTCCACATCAAGGAGACGTTCAAGAAGACCAACCCCGACCTGGCCAGCGACATCATCCAGAACGGCATCCTGCTCACGGGCGGCGGCGGCCTGCTCTCGGGCCTGGACCGCTACCTCACCGATAAGCTGGAGATTCCCGTGTGGACGAGCGAGACGGCGCTCACCAACGTGGTCATGGGCTGCCTCAAGGTGCTCGAGACGCCCACGGCCCTCAAGCAGACGCTCATGCGCTCGAAGTAA